From a single Nicotiana tabacum cultivar K326 chromosome 8, ASM71507v2, whole genome shotgun sequence genomic region:
- the LOC107829030 gene encoding proline--tRNA ligase, cytoplasmic isoform X1, whose protein sequence is MAGKDSNKGKKKEVKKETGLGLSSKKDENFGEWYSEVVVSGEMIEYYDISGCYILRPWAMSIWEILQTFFDAEIKKMKIKNSYFPLFVSPGVLQKEKDHIEGFAPEVAWVTKSGESDLEVPIAIRPTSETVMYPYFSKWIRGHRDLPLRLNQWCNVVRWEFSNPTPFIRSREFLWQEGHTAFATKEEADAEVLDILELYRRIYEEFLAVPVSKGKKSELEKFAGGLYTTTVEAFIPNTGRGIQGATSHCLGQNFAKMFEINFENEKGEKAMVWQNSWAYTTRTIGVMIMVHGDDKGLVLPPKVAATQVIVIPVPYKDANTQGIFDACAATVKNLNESGIRAEADYRDNYSPGWKYSHWEMKGVPLRIEIGPKDLANNQVRAVRRDNGAKTDIPVANLAEQVKDVLASIQQNLFDVAKQKRDACVQVVKTWDEFAEALSQKKLILAPWCDEEDVEKDVKARTKGEMGAAKTLCSPFDQPELPEGTLCFASGKPAKKWTYWGRSY, encoded by the exons ATGGCTGGTAAAGATTCAAATA agggaaaaaagaaagaagtcaaGAAAGAGACAGGTCTTGGTCTCTCTTCCAAAAAAGATGAGAATTTTGGGGAGTGGTATTCTGAG GTTGTTGTCAGTGGTGAAATGATTGAGTACTATGACATTTCTGGCTGTTATATCTTACGGCCATGGGCAATGTCCATTTGGGAGATATTGCAA ACCTTTTTTGATGCTGaaattaagaagatgaagatAAAGAACTCCTACTTCCCTCTTTTTGTGTCTCCTGGTGTTCTACAAAAGGAAAAGGACCACATAGAGGGATTTGCTCCTGAG GTTGCTTGGGTTACAAAATCTGGAGAGTCTGATCTAGAAGTGCCCATTGCAATTCGACCAACGAGTGAAACAGTGATGTATCCTTATTTCTCTAAGTGGATAAGGGGACATCGTGACTTGCCCTTGAGACTTAACCAGTGGTGCAACGTTGTGCGATGGGAGTTTAGCAACCCAACCCCTTTTATCAG GAGCCGTGAGTTTCTCTGGCAAGAAGGACACACTGCTTTTGCAACTAAGGAGGAGGCAGATGCAGAG GTTCTTGATATCTTGGAGTTGTATAGACGTATATATGAAGAATTCTTAGCTGTTCCAGTGAGTAAGGGAAAGAAAAGTGAGCTTGAGAAGTTTGCTGGTGGACTCTATACGACTACAGTAGAA GCTTTTATCCCTAATACTGGCCGTGGTATCCAAGGTGCAACTTCACACTGTTTAGGCCAGAATTTTGCAAAAATGTTTGAGATAAACTTTGAAAACGAGAAGGGAGAGAAGGCTATGGTCTGGCAGAATTCATGGGCCTATACTACCAGAACG ATTGGGGTGATGATCATGGTTCATGGAGATGATAAAGGCCTGGTCTTACCTCCTAAAGTTGCAGCAACACAAGTAATTGTTATTCCTGTGCCATACAAGGATGCTAATACTCAAGGGATCTTTGACGCCTGTGCTGCCACTGTCAAAAACTTGAACGAATCAGGTATTCGTGCTGAGGCAGACTACAGAGACAACTACTCACCTGGCTGGAAATATTCTCACTGGGAAATGAAAGGGGTTCCTCTTAGGATTGAAATAGGACCAAAAGATCTTGCAAATAATCAG GTACGAGCTGTTCGACGTGACAATGGAGCCAAAACTGATATTCCTGTGGCCAATTTAGCCGAACAAGTAAAAGATGTGCTCGCCTCTATCCAACAAAATCTATTTGATGTTGCAAAACAAAAGCGGGATGCTTGTGTTCAGGTTGTCAAGACCTGGGATGAATTTGCTGAAGCACTAAGCCAAAAGAAATTGATCTTGGCTCCTTGGTGTGATGAGGAG GATGTCGAGAAAGACGTGAAGGCACGGACAAAAGGGGAGATGGGTGCAGCGAAGACTCTCTGTTCACCATTTGACCAGCCTGAGCTGCCTGAAG GTACATTGTGCTTTGCCTCGGGTAAACCTGCTAAGAAATGGACATACTGGGGCCGCAGCTATTGA
- the LOC107829030 gene encoding proline--tRNA ligase, cytoplasmic isoform X2, whose protein sequence is MIEYYDISGCYILRPWAMSIWEILQTFFDAEIKKMKIKNSYFPLFVSPGVLQKEKDHIEGFAPEVAWVTKSGESDLEVPIAIRPTSETVMYPYFSKWIRGHRDLPLRLNQWCNVVRWEFSNPTPFIRSREFLWQEGHTAFATKEEADAEVLDILELYRRIYEEFLAVPVSKGKKSELEKFAGGLYTTTVEAFIPNTGRGIQGATSHCLGQNFAKMFEINFENEKGEKAMVWQNSWAYTTRTIGVMIMVHGDDKGLVLPPKVAATQVIVIPVPYKDANTQGIFDACAATVKNLNESGIRAEADYRDNYSPGWKYSHWEMKGVPLRIEIGPKDLANNQVRAVRRDNGAKTDIPVANLAEQVKDVLASIQQNLFDVAKQKRDACVQVVKTWDEFAEALSQKKLILAPWCDEEDVEKDVKARTKGEMGAAKTLCSPFDQPELPEGTLCFASGKPAKKWTYWGRSY, encoded by the exons ATGATTGAGTACTATGACATTTCTGGCTGTTATATCTTACGGCCATGGGCAATGTCCATTTGGGAGATATTGCAA ACCTTTTTTGATGCTGaaattaagaagatgaagatAAAGAACTCCTACTTCCCTCTTTTTGTGTCTCCTGGTGTTCTACAAAAGGAAAAGGACCACATAGAGGGATTTGCTCCTGAG GTTGCTTGGGTTACAAAATCTGGAGAGTCTGATCTAGAAGTGCCCATTGCAATTCGACCAACGAGTGAAACAGTGATGTATCCTTATTTCTCTAAGTGGATAAGGGGACATCGTGACTTGCCCTTGAGACTTAACCAGTGGTGCAACGTTGTGCGATGGGAGTTTAGCAACCCAACCCCTTTTATCAG GAGCCGTGAGTTTCTCTGGCAAGAAGGACACACTGCTTTTGCAACTAAGGAGGAGGCAGATGCAGAG GTTCTTGATATCTTGGAGTTGTATAGACGTATATATGAAGAATTCTTAGCTGTTCCAGTGAGTAAGGGAAAGAAAAGTGAGCTTGAGAAGTTTGCTGGTGGACTCTATACGACTACAGTAGAA GCTTTTATCCCTAATACTGGCCGTGGTATCCAAGGTGCAACTTCACACTGTTTAGGCCAGAATTTTGCAAAAATGTTTGAGATAAACTTTGAAAACGAGAAGGGAGAGAAGGCTATGGTCTGGCAGAATTCATGGGCCTATACTACCAGAACG ATTGGGGTGATGATCATGGTTCATGGAGATGATAAAGGCCTGGTCTTACCTCCTAAAGTTGCAGCAACACAAGTAATTGTTATTCCTGTGCCATACAAGGATGCTAATACTCAAGGGATCTTTGACGCCTGTGCTGCCACTGTCAAAAACTTGAACGAATCAGGTATTCGTGCTGAGGCAGACTACAGAGACAACTACTCACCTGGCTGGAAATATTCTCACTGGGAAATGAAAGGGGTTCCTCTTAGGATTGAAATAGGACCAAAAGATCTTGCAAATAATCAG GTACGAGCTGTTCGACGTGACAATGGAGCCAAAACTGATATTCCTGTGGCCAATTTAGCCGAACAAGTAAAAGATGTGCTCGCCTCTATCCAACAAAATCTATTTGATGTTGCAAAACAAAAGCGGGATGCTTGTGTTCAGGTTGTCAAGACCTGGGATGAATTTGCTGAAGCACTAAGCCAAAAGAAATTGATCTTGGCTCCTTGGTGTGATGAGGAG GATGTCGAGAAAGACGTGAAGGCACGGACAAAAGGGGAGATGGGTGCAGCGAAGACTCTCTGTTCACCATTTGACCAGCCTGAGCTGCCTGAAG GTACATTGTGCTTTGCCTCGGGTAAACCTGCTAAGAAATGGACATACTGGGGCCGCAGCTATTGA